The Streptomyces rimosus genomic interval CGGCCGGTCTTCTTCACCAGGTCGCCCACCGCCACCGCCGACTTGCGGCGCCAGGCGCGCGGCGCGCCGCTGAAGTACGTCTGGCGCGTGGCGTCCTCGAACTCGATCTTCGCCAGCGCCGCGTCCACCACGTTGTTGTGCTGCGTCAGCGGGATCTGCGGGGCGAACTGGATCGAGATGAACCGGTCCAGCGTGCCGATCCGGTCCGCGGGGTCCGTACCGCCGTCGAACTTGCCCGGCTGCAGTACGGCGCTGCCCAGCGGCGCCCGGTTGGAGTCCGCCAGGACGTGGTTGTTGCTCAGGATGTAGAACTTGCCCGGTACGCCGAGGCCGGGCGCCGGCGGGTTGGTCGCGGCGCCGGGCAGGAAGTCGTACACCACGCTGCCCAGCGTGCCGGCGGTGACCTGGACGTTGCCGACGGAGAAGCCGGCCGGGCAGGGCCGCATCCGGCGCTTGAGCAGCTGCGGCTCCAGGGCGCTGCCGAGCTGGCTCAGCTCTTCGAGCAGCGGCTGGGCGAGCGCGCCCATCCGGCCGCCGTCGCCCATGGAACGGCCCTGCTCCTCGGCGAGCGAGCGGCCCTGCTGCCCGCCCGGTACGCGCTGCTGCCGCTGGGCGGAGATGTGGCCGACGGCCAGGACGTCGGTCGGGGTGCCGTCGTCCATCTGGTGCGGGATCACGTCCCGCTCCGGGAGCATCGACTCCGGGACCTTCTGTGTGACGAAGACCAGCACGGCTTCCTCGCCGGTGGGCTCGCCGTTGGTCCACTTCACGCCGTGCCCGAACCCGACCACGTTCGCGGTCGGGTTCTGCGGGTGCATGAAGTCGGAAAGTGCCTGCTGGCGGGAGGTGTCGCTGACCTGGCCTCCAGTGGGTCCGCGCATCAACTCGGGCTGGTTCACACCAGACCACCTCTTCCCCGGTGGGCGTCCCGCGCGGCTCTCAGCCGTGCGTCCGGTGGTACGCGCGAAGGCTCCCGCGTACGGGCGGCTACGGCTGCGGGGCGGGACCGCGTTCGCTTCACGAGCCCGGGCCGCCTGCGGCGGCGGGCTCTCAGGGGAGGACGGGAACCCGGCACGGAACAGCTCCCCGAACAGCTCCGTACGGCCCCGGGCGCACCGCTCTCCCTACGGGTGATGCAGGTAGGGACTGTCTATTGCGGAGGCCGGTCGGCGGTCAAGGAGGTACGCGATAAATCTTGCGCTTACTGCGTAGATGCCCCTGATGACCTTGTTTGCCATGATTTTCCGGGGTGGAGGGAAACGCTTCCCGGACATCGTGGCGTCGTACCGGGTTCAACCGCGGTTCGCCCCGGCGCGCCAGGGTGTGACGCACAGCGCACAGCACTCCCGCACCGGTCCGTACAGGAGATGACATGCCGCTCACCCGCAGAGACTTCGCCAAGCGCTCCGCCGTCGCCGGTGCCGGCATCGCACTGACCGGCAGTGCGGGTGTCCTGGCCACCGCGCCCGGCGCCGTCGGGCAGGAACTCCCGGAGCAGGGGCTGCCGGGACCGGACGGCGGCGTACGCGGGCGTGCGCCCGGCTACGGACCGCTGATCGACGACCCGGCAGGCCTCCTGGCCCTGCCCGCCGGATTCACGTACAAGATCATCACCCGGACCGGCGTCACCACACTGGAGACCGGCGAGTCCACCCCCTCGAACCACGACGGCACCGCCACCTTCGAGGGCCCGCGCGGCACCACCCTGCTCGTCAACAACCACGAACTGAAGGGCCCGCGCGCGAAGTGGCCGCACCCGGTCCCGCTCGCCGACGGCCTGGTCTACGACCCGGCCGCAGCCGGCGGCTGCACGGTCGTCGAAGTATCCCGGGACGGTACGCACGTCACCGAACGGGTCGGCATCGCCGGCACCTCCACCAACTGCGCGGGCGGCCGAACCCCCTGGGGCACCTGGCTGACCTGCGAGGAGACCGAGGACAAGGCCGGCCAGAACGGCATGACCAAGGACCACGGCTACGTCTTCGAGGTCGATCCCCACGATCTTCGTGCGGCCCGCGCCCCCCGCCCCATCAAGGCGCTGGGCCGCTACGCCCACGAAGCCGTCGTCGTCGACCCCCGGCGCGGCCACCTCTACCTCACCGAGGACGCCGACCGCCCCAACGGCCTCCTCTACCGCTGGACCCCGCCGCACGACTTCGAGCACGGCCGCGGCCGGCTGCGCACCCTGGCCGACGACGCGGGCGTCCTGGCCGCGTTCCGCTGCTACGACTCCGGCGGCCGGTTCGTCGACGACCTCTCCCGCGCCACGAACACCGGCACGGTCTACGGCGTCGACTGGATCGAGGTCCGCGACCGCGACGCGCGCACCACTTCCGTACGCAAACAGTTCGCCGACGGGGAGATCACCCGCGCCCGCAAGCTGGAAGGCATGTGGTGGGCCGACGGCGGCGCGTACATCGTCTCCTCGTACGCCCGCGAGGAGAGCCCCGTCCGCCACGACGGCCAGGTCTGGTTCTACGACCCGCGCCGCCGCACCCTGACCCTGAAGGTCCTGCTCGGCATCAACCCGGACCCCGACGAGGACGGCGCGTTCGACGGCCCCGACAACATCACCGTCTCCCCGTACGGCGGCCTGATCATCGCCGAGGACGGCGAGGGCATCCAGCACCTGTTCGGCGCCACGGACGACGGCCGTACGTACCCCATCGCCCGCAACGACCTCAACATCGGCACCGCCGACGCCCCCGCGTACAGCGAATTCACCGGCCCGGTCTTCTCGCCCGACGGCCGCACGCTGTACGCGAACATCCAGGAGCCGGGGATCATGCTGGCGATCAGGGGGCCTTGGCGGCGGCAGAGGTGAGCGTTGCGGGGGCGGGTGCGCTGCCGCCAGGAATCCCGGTACCGGCTGTCACGTTGCACGAAGGGTGAGCACGCGGACGAGGACTACGACGACGCAGGGGGCCGGGCGGGCGGCCGGGGAGGCCGGGAGGCTTGCAGCGGGGGATCAGACCGGCGGGCTGGGAGGCGGGGAAACCGGCAGGCTCGCAACCGGGCAGACTGACAGGCTTGCAGCCGGGGAAACCGACAGGCTCGCAACCGGGGAGACCGGCACGCTTGCAGCCGGGGATCAGGCCACCCGCTACCCCCGTCTCCGGTCCACCCCCTTCTCCATCCTCGACCGCTCCCGGACCCGCCAGGGCCACCCGGACGCCGAGGCACTCCGCGACACCATCGACCTCGCCCGGCACGCCGAAGCGCTCGGCTACCACCGCTTCTGGGTCTCCGAACACCACAGCGTGCCGGGCGTCGCCGGTTCGGCACCGACCGTGCTCGCCGCCGCGGTGGCCTCCGCGACCTCCCGCATCCGGGTCGGTACGGGCGGCGTCATGCTGCCCAACCACCGCCCGCTGGTGGTCGCCGAACAGTTCGGCGTCCTCGAAGCCCTCTTCCCCGGCCGTATCGACATGGGCCTGGGCCGCTCCGTCGGCTTCACCGACGGCATCCGCCGCGCCCTCGGCACCAACAAGGAAGCAGCCGGCTCCTTCGCGACCCAACTGGCCGAACTGACCGCCTACTTCACCGACGGCCCACGTCCCCACCCCCAGGTGCACGCCCGCCCGGCCGAGGGACTGCGCGTCCCCGCCTTCGTCCTGGCCACCGGCGCCGGCGCGGACATCGCCGCCCGCGTGGGCCTGGCCCTGGTGATCGGCGATCTGCGCGGCCGCGAAGCGATGCAGGCCGCCATCGACCGCTACCGCTCCACCTTCGAACCCTCACCCCTCTGGCCCCAGCCGTACGTCATCGTCTCCGGCACGGTGGCCGTGGCCGAAACCCCCGAGGAGGCCCACCGCCTCCTCCTCCCCGAAGCCTGGTCGATGGCCTACTCCCGCACCCACGGCGTCTTCCCGCCCCTGGAACCGGCCGATGCCATCACCGCCGGGGAACCTGACCTCTCCCCGAAGCAGCGCGCCTTCTACGAATCCGCCCTGGCCGGCCACATCCACGGCACGGAGTCGGAGGTGGCGGCCGAACTGGACGAGCTTCTGACGCAGACCGGCGCCGACGAGTTCTTGGTGACGACGAGTACGTATGAGCGGGTGGGGTTGCTGGAGTCGTACGAGCGGCTGGCTCGGGTGGCGGGACTGAAGGGGTGAGCCGGGCGGCGCGCGGTCAGTCCCGGGCGGCTCGGAGAGCCACGGACCAGTCGGCGTTGTCCACCGTCGCCGGAGGCGATTGCCCAGCTCACAAGCTTGCTCCCCTCCGGGGATCGTGACTGCTGGGCTGCGCTCCCCGGTCCTTCTCGGTGGCAACGGCGGAGGCGGAGAGCAGCGTCGCGGCCGCGACGCTGCCCCAGAGGGCGACCGGACCGAGCGGCGCGAGCGCGGTGATGACTGCCGGGGAGACGGCGAGGCCGAAGCCCGTGGAGAGCTGGAGGCGGGCGAGGGCGCGTCCCAGGGCATGGGCCGGGGCGAGCGCGGTGACGAGCGCGGTGGCGCTGCCTGCGTAGATGATCTCGCCGATCGTGCAGACCACGGACACCATGGCGACGGCCGGGACGGCCCAGCCGTGTCCCAGCGAGGTGGCCGCGAGGAAGCCGGCGTAGGACGCGGCCAGCACCACGCCGGAAAGGGCCAGCACGGTCCGCCGGGAGAAGCGGGACATGAGGACGGTGACCGGCACTTGCAGGGTGACGACCAGCACCGTGTTGGCCACGAAGACGGCCGCCGGCCACACCGGTGACGCGTGCAACTGCGTGACCAGGACCAGAGGGAGCGCGATCTCGGGAACGTTGAGGCAGAAGACGTAGACCACGTTGGCGGCGAGCAGCGCGGACATCCGGGGTGCGGCCCGGTCGCCCTGGTCCCTGGCCGGAGCGGCCCCTGCCGGATGCGCGTGCACATGGACCGACCACGCCAGGACGGCGGCTGCGAGGTAGGCGAGCGCGGTGACGGCCGCCAGCGCCCGCAGCGCGGTGGTGCCGCCCGCCAGGCATACGGTCGCGAGGAGCGCTCCGATGCCCAGGGCAGCGTTGCGCAGGGCGTGGGCCCATGCCAGGGCGGTGTCGCGTTCTCTGCCGTGGGCGACCGTGGCCACGAGCGCGGCGTGGGCGGCAGGCCAGGCCTGGTTGCCGACGCCGAGGAAGAGCGCCGCCGCCGCGAAGAGCCACATGTGCCCCGCCGGGGCGGCCAGCAGCAGCGCCACGCCCAGCACCCGCACCAGCATCGACGCCGCCACAACCGTGCTGCGTGCGCCCCGGTCCAGCCATCGGCCCACCGCGGGCATACACACCAGACCCGTGACGATGCCGGCCGTCATGGCGATGCCGGTGACCGGTGCGGACAGCCTCAGCACCGTCACGCCGTAGAGCAGCAGAAACGGCCGCAGCAGGCCGGTGCCCAGCGCGTCCACGGCCAGGGCGACGGCATAGCGAGGGCCTCCTGAGGCGCGGACGAGGGCGCGGGGCCGGATTCCGGTGAGGGTTGCCATGGCGACAGACAGTGCGTTCGGCCGCTGGGGCAGGCACGCCGGTTGACGTACATCGTCAATCGACGACACCGCCGGGCCGTCCGGGCGGTGATGATGAGGGGATGACGCTGAGGATCGACATCGGCGGTCTGCCGTCCGAGCGCGTGCGGTTCGCCGCTTCCCCGCTGGCCGAGCTGACCGCGATGCTGCACGTGCTGGCCGAACCCGGTCATCATCCGCAGTTCGCCGGCTGGGCCGCGGACGTCTGGGCCGGGCTCCGTCCGGAGTCGGCCGAGCGGCTCAGGGAGGCGGAGTTCCTCTGGCGTTCCTCACAGGCCGACTTCCTGATCCCCGCGCGGCCCCGGCCGACCCTCGCCGAGGAACTGGACGACGTGGACCGGATCGACGACGAGAGGTATGTGACCGCCGCGCTCGTCACCACGTGCGGCAGCAACCGGGACCGTCCCCCCGGGGCGTCGCCGCTCACCGACACCACCGCGCGCGAGCGTGCCCTGGAAGTGGCCCAGGCCCGCGGCGCGCTGCAGGAAGCCTTCGCGGAACGGCTGCTCGCGGACCCGGCCGCGGTGCGGGCGCGGGTACGCCGCACCCTCGAAGAGTGCGCCGAGACCTTCTTCGACGCCGCCTGGGCGGGTGTCGCGGTGCAGCTCGCCACCGATCTGCGCCTGAAGAACGAACTGCTCAGGCGCCACGGCGTCGGGGCGGCACTCGCCTCGGTCTCCGGCGCGGTCACCCTGGCACCGGACGGTGACTGCATCATCGTGGACAAGGTGCAGGACAAGGCGACCGCCGCCCGTGACGCCGGGGTCACCTTCATCCCCAGCGTCTTCGGCCGCCCGCACCTGGTGGCGGTCCATGCCCCCGGGTGGCATCCGGTGGTGCAGTACCCCGTGGCCGAACCGGGCCCGGCGGAGCCGGTCTCTCTGGAGACGGTCACCCTCCGTCTGGAGGCGCTCGCGCATCCGGTACGGCTGCGACTGCTACGCACCCTGGCCCGCGGCCCGCACACCACCGGCGAACTGGCCCACTTCTGGGAACTCTCACCCCCGGAGGTGCCCCGCCACCTTGCCGTCCTGCGCCGCGCGGGCCTGCTCACGCCTCGGCGGCAGGGCCGTTACGTGCGCTACACCCTGAATCTGCCCGACCTGGCGGACTTGGGCACCGACCTGCTGGCGGCCGTACTGCGCTGAGGCCACCTCTCGTCGGTCGCGCCCTGGCCGCCTGAGCAGCAACGCCTCGCCATTCGATCCCGTACTGCGGCCACTGCGGCGGTATCGCGGACCCGCCCGGGCGTGCCTATTCTCGGCCCGTCCCCTCTGCGGGCTGCCATGCTCCCCAACCCCACCTACGACCTACGCCCCTTGACCACCTCACCCACCGCCCGCAACGCCAGCCCCCACGGATACCCATCCACCTGCTCACCACCAGTCCCAGGCGCATGCGGCTCCCAAGCCCCCGGCCTATACAGCACCCGCACCCCTAGATCCCGCAGCACCCGCACCGACCGCCGGGTGGCCGGATGCGCGTCCAGCGCCGTCGACCAGAACGGCAGCGCGACCACCGGAAGCCCCGGCCCCACCGCCTCGGTGAGCAGCCCGAGCGCGTACGTATCGGCAATGCCCGCGGCCCACTTGTTCACCGAGTTCATCGTCAGCGGCGCCACGATCACGGCATCGGGCGGCGGATCGCGCTTCTCCTCACCCACTCAGGTCCCGCATCACGGGACGTGACCGTGATCGGGACCGTGCATACGGCCGGTGGGGGTGGAGCGTCGCCACCCCGGGCACGGTAAGCGGTCGACAAAAGGGCGGCTTTGAGGCCGCATCCGGCTCAACGCGGGGCCCTTACGGACGCAACGCCCGCGACAGCGCGTCAACCGTCACGCCCACGATGGCCAGGAGCTGTGCCGGGCTCGCCCCGGCTCTGCTCATCACGGCGAGCGACTGGTTCACGGCCGCCGCGTGGACAGCGAAAGTCTCGGCGTCCTGGTCGGTCAGTCGGCCGGCCTTCAGCGCGGCGCGCAGGCGCCGGCGCTGGAAGCCGAGTGCCTGCTTGGTGTGCGCTGCGACGCTCGGACTCAGCACAGGAATTGCCATGGCCGACTGGGCAATCAGGCATCCATCAGGTAGTTCGGGATCAGCGATGCGCTTGAGGGTGACGTCGAAGAAAGCGCGAAGAGCGGCGACGGGATCCGAGGCTGCGCACGACAGGGCGGCGTCGTACTTCTCGCCGTAGCGCGCGGCGTAGAGGTTCAGGCAGCGCAGGAAGAGCGTGTCCTTGTCGCCGAGGGAGGAGTAGATGGAACTGCGGTTCAGGCCGGTGGCCCGGGACAAATCGTCCAAGGAGGTGTCGGCGTAGCCGACGCGCCAGAACTGGATCATCGCGGCGTCGAGCGCCGTGTCCATGTCGAACTGCTTCTTGCCTGCCACGCGGCACTTCCTCGCCGATGCGTCGATGGTTCGGACTGCGGTGCGCCCCATCCTATCTTGAACTAAACAGTTCAAGATGCGTTAGCCTTCGAGCGTGGTCTTGGGCCGGCATGCAGGCATGCAGGCACGCCGCGCGTACTTCGCGATCGCGCGAGAAACACACCACGTGGTTCCAGCCATCGCCCCTCAGCCACACCGCCCCAACCGCACACCTGACACCGACGGAGGATCCCCGTGACCGGCCCGGCAACCAGCACTCCGCATGCCTTCGAAAGCAACCCCGTTCGCGACCTGCCCCTGCAGCATCTGGACGGATTCACCCACCGCTGGGTCGACGCGGACGGCGTCCGTCTTCACGCCGTCGAAGGCGGGCGCCCGAGCGGCCCGGCCGTCGTCCTGCTCGCCGGATTCCCGCAGACCTGGTGGGCCTGGCGCAAGGTGATGCCCGGCCTCGCCGACCGGTTCCGCGTCATCGCGATCGATCTGCCGGGGCAGGGCCACTCCGAGCGTCCGGAGCGCAGCTACGACACGCACGCGGTCGCCGCGCACGTGCACACCGCCGTGAAGGCTCTCGGAGTGTCGACCTACTCCCTGGTCGCCCACGACATCGGCGCCTGGGTCGCTTTCTCCCTCGCCCTCGACTTCGAGAGCCATCTGCGCCGGGTCGCTCTGCTCGACGCCGGGATTCCCGGTATCACTCTCCCGGAGGCGATTCCCACCGACCCGGACCGTGCGTGGAAAACCTGGCATTTCGCGTTCCATATGGTGCCCGACCTGCCCGAGACGCTGCTTGCCGGCCGCGAACGCGAGTACGTCGGCTGGTTCCTGAAGATGAAGGCCCTGTCTCCCGACACGTTCGACGACGCCGAAGTCGACCACTACGCGGCGGCCGTCGCCGCCGACGGCGGCCTGCGCGCTTCCCTCGCGTATTACCGGGACGCCGCGGAATCGGCGCGCAAGAACCGCGAGGCGCTCGAACGGCGGCACATGACCGTGCCCATCCTCGGAATCTCCAGCAGCCACGGCTCCGTTCCGGACATGGCCGCCTCCATCAGCCCATGGGCCGACAACACCACCCGGATCATCGTGCCCGACGCCGGGCACTTCATCCCCGACGAGCAGCCCGAAGCCGTCGCTGCCGCGATAACGGACTTCATCGCCGTCGACGACTGATACCCGTCCGGGCTGAGACGCAAGGGCCGGAGGATGGGGCTGTGCGGTTGGGGAGGTGCGGAAGAACCCCGCCGGTCGGTAAACAGCGAGCCCCGGCGCGCCTCGCGCCGGGGCCGTGAATGAACCGTCCACGGGCCGGAGGCTTCGTCCGCCGACCCGTAGTTTTCCTACAGTGCTGCGCCTCCCGGCTTGACCATCCCCCGGACCGTCCGCGCGTCCACGAATTCGCCCATTGCCGTCATCTCCCATTCCCCGGAGAACTGGCGGATCAATTTCGCCATCATGACGCCCGTGCGGGGTTCGGCGTGGGTGAGGTCGAAGCGGACGAGTTCTTCGCCGGTCTGGGCGTCCACCAGGCGGCAGTATGCCTTGGCGACGTCGGAGAACTTCTGGCCGGAGAAGGAATTGACGGTGAAGACCAGGCCGGTCACCTGCGGGGGGATGCCGCCGAGGTGGACGGTGATGGACTCGTCGTCGCCCGCGCCCTCGCCGGTGAGGTTGTCGCCGGAGTGCTGGATCGCGCCGTTCAGGATCTGGAGTTTGCCGAAGAAGCAGTTGTCGACCTTCTTGCGGTCCGGGCCGTAGGCGATCACGGAGGCGTCGAGGTCGATGTCCTTGCCGCGGTAGGCGGGCTCCCAGCCGAGGCCCATGCGGACGGAGGACAGGAGCGGGCGGCCGCCCTTGACCAGGGAGACGGTCTGGTTCTTCTGGAGGCTGACGCGGCCCTTGTCGAGGTTGATCTTGCCGGAGCCCGGTGCGGGAGCAGGCGCGGGAGCGGCTGCCGCGGGCGGCGGCGCCATCGGCGCCGGGGCGCCGGTGGGCGGACCCCACTGAGCGGCGGGGGCAGGCTGAGGCGCGGCAGCCGGCGGGGCCGGGGGAGCCTGCGGAGCCGGGGGTGCCTGCGGGGCGGCGGCAGCGGGCGCCGCCGGTTCCTCGACGTTCACGCCGAAGTCGGTGGCGATGCCGGCCAGGCCGTTCGCGTAGCCCTGGCCCACCGCGCGGACCTTCCAGGCGCCGTTGCGGCGGTAGACCTCGACGACCACCAGGGCGGTCTCCGGGCCGAGCTGCGGCGGGGTGAAGGTGGCGATGACGCTGCCGTCGTCGGCGTTGCGGACCGTGCCGGTCGGTTCGGTGCCGGCGAAGGTGGCGCCGGGGGCGTCCAGGCTGGCGGTCACGACGATCTTCTCGATGCCGGCCGGTACCGCGGCGGTGTCCACCGTGATCGTGTCACCGGCGCCGCCCGCTCCGGACGTATGGGTCACACCCGGGCCGGCCGGCTGGTTGTAGAAGACGAAGTCCTCGTCGGAGCGCACCTTGCCGTCGGCGGTGAGCAGCAGGCCCGACACATCGAGCCGCACGGGCGCGGTGACGTCCACCGCCACCCGCGAGGCGGTGAGCGGGAGGTTCGAGCCAGGAGTCATAGCGGTCATGCCGGGGATAACGAGCGGCCTTTCTTTGCGGTTCCATTACCGGGGGCCGGATGGGGCCACTGCCGGCCGGTGGTCAGCGGCGTTCGCGGGAGTTGCCGAACAGCAGGCGGTAGGCGATCAGGAGCACCAGGGAGCCGGCGATGGCGGCGATCCACATCGACGGGTCGTAGAAGTCCTTCGGTATCGGCTTGTCGAGGAACTTCGTGGAGAGCCAGCCGCCGATGAAGGAGCCGACGATGCCGATGAGGGTGGTGCCGACAATGCCGCCCGGGTCCCGTCCGGGCAGCAGGACCTTGGCGATGATGCCCGCGATCAGTCCCAGTACGAGCCAGCTGAGGATGCCCATGGTGCGTCCCTCGTTCCTGCGTAGTTGCGCAAATGATTGATACGCACACAAGGACGCCGCGAGGGGGACGCGGGTTGCGTCGGCCGGCCCGGCGTGGCCGAGGCCACGGCCGCTCAGTACGGCCAGATGGGCGGGTCCACGCAGAAGGCGCCGCCGAGGTGGGTGTGTTCGGGGTTGGCGGGGTCGAGTTCGCCGTGCGCGGCGATCAGTTCGGCGGCGTACGGCTCGGAGTCGTCCTGCGGCTCGTACCCGAGCGAGCGGGCCGTGGTCAGGTCCCACCACAGGCGGGTGTTGGCGGAGGAGCCGTAGACGACGGTGTGGCCGACGCCCTCGGCGGTGAGCGCGGCGTGCAGCAGACGCGCGCAGTCGGCCGGGCTCAGCCAGATCGACAGCATGCGGACGGTGGTGGGCCGCGGGAAGCAGGAGCCGAGGCGGACGGAGACCGTCTCGATGCCGTGCAGGTCCCAGTAGAGGGAGGCGAGGTCCTCGCCGAAGCCTTTGGAGAGGCCGTAGTACGTGTCGGGGCGGCGCGGGGTGTCCACCGGGATCGCGCCGGAGCCGTCGGCGGGGCGCGGGGTGAAGCCGACGGCGTGGTTGGAGGAGGCGAAGACGACGCGGCGTACGCCGGCCTCGCGCGCCGCCTCGTAGAGGTTGTACGTGCCCTCGATGTTGGCGCGCAGGATCTTCTCGAAGGGCGCTTCGAGGGAGATGCCGGCGAGGTGGACGATGGCGTCCACGCCGCGTACCGCCTCGCGCAGGGCTTCCTTGTCGGAGAGGTCGGCGGTGATGGCGTCCGGCGCGTCCTCGATGGGGCGCTGGTCGAGCAGTGGGAGCCGGTAGCCGTACGGGGGCAGCAGGCCGCGCATCAGGGTGCCGATACCGCCGGCGGCGCCGGTGAGCAGGACGGTGCGGGGTGCGGGCATGGAAGGCTCCTCCGGGCGGGCTCGGTCGTACGGCTTCATCCGCGGACGGCGTTCAGGTAAGTGGACGATCGCCGTCACGGTAGGAAGGCGCGCCGGGCAAGGTCAAGATGCTTGACGGGTCGGCCAAATCCGGTTGCGGGGAGGCGTTTTCGGAGCCGCCGGGGCCGTTTCGGGTCCTTGACCGGCCCGGGAGCGCTGCCCTAGCGTGAGCGCGTTCATGAGTATGGACACCAGTCAGGGACGTGCACATGTGGTGGCGTCACCACGACGTACGCGCCTGCGGTACGAGCATGCCAGGGAGAGCCCGTGACCCCAGCCCCGCCGCTCGCCCAGCGCCTCCACGGCCTGCTGTTCTTCCCCGTGACCGCGTACGGGCCCGACGGCGCCCTGGACCTGACCGCCTTCCGCGCCCACGTACGCCGGGGCATCGACGCCGGTGCCGCCGCCGTCTTCGCCTGCTGCGGCACCGGCGAGTTCCACGCGCTGACGCCCGAGGAGTTTCGAGACTGCGTGGCCGCCGCGGTCCAGGAGGCGGCCGGGCGGGTCCCGGTGCTGGCCGGCGCCGGTTACGGCACCGCGCTCGCCACCCGTTTCGCCCGCCTCGCCGAGGACGCGGGCGCCGACGGCCTGCTGGCCATGCCGCCGTACCTCGTCGTCGCCGACCAGGCGGGCCTGCTGCGGCACTACACGGAGCTCGCCGCCGCCACCGCCCTGCCGGTCATCGTCTACCAGCGCGACAACGCCGTCTTCACCCCGGACACCGTCGTCGCCCTCGCGCGCACCCCCGGCATCATCGGCCTCAAGGACGGCCTCGGCGACCTCGACCTGCTGCAACGGACCATCAGCGCCGTGCGGACCGAGGCGCCGGGGCGGGAATTCCTGTACTTCAACGGGCTGCCGACCGCCGAGCTCACCGGCCCCGCCTACCGCGGCCTCGGCGTCCGCCTGTATTCGTCCGCCGTCTTCGCCTTCGTCCCCGAGGTCGCCACGGCCTTCCACCGCGCCCTCGCCGACGGCGACGACAAGACGGTCGCGCGGCTGCTGGACGGCTTCTACCGGCCGCTGGTCGAGCTGCGCAACCAGGGCAAGGGCTATGCGGTCTCGCTGGTCAAGGCCGGGGTACGGCTGCGCGGGACGGACGTCGGCACGGTACGGGCGCCGCTGAGCGAACCGGCCCCCGAGCACGTCGAGGCACTGGCCGAACTGATCGAACGGGGCCTGGAGCTGGTCGGCGCGCCGTCGGGCGGCCGGTGATGCGGACCGCCGCGTTCCTCTACCCGTGGGACGTGGTGGGCGACCCGGACGCCGCCCGCCGCATCGCCGAACTCGGTGTCCAGCAGGTCACCCTGGCCGCCGCGTACCACTCCACCCGCGCGCTGACGCCGCGTCACCCCCGCCACCGCGTGGTCACCGCAAGGCACGCGGCCGTCCTGTACCCGCCCGACGCCGACCGCTGGGCGGGCCGCGCCCTGCGCCCGTACCCGCAGGAGTGGACGGCGGGGCCGGACCCTTTCGGCGAGGCGGCGCGCGCGCTGACGGACGCGGGCCTGGAGGTGCACAGCTGGGTCGTGCTGGCCCACAACGGGCGTCTGGGCGCCGAGCGTCCCGCCATCGCCGTACGCAACGCCTACGGAGACCGCTACCCCTGGGCGCCCTGCATCGCCCGTCCCGAGGTGCGTGCCTACCTCCGCGACCTGGCGGCGGAGGCGGCGACGCGTCCCGGCGCGCGCGGCACCGAGCTGGAGTCCTGCGGCTGGTACGGGCTGGCGCACCTGCACGCGCACGACAAGATCTCCGGCGTGCCGCTCTCCGGCGCCGCCCAGTACCTGATGTCGCTGTGCTTCTGCGAGGTCTGCGAGGCGGGGTACGACGGGCTGGGGGTG includes:
- a CDS encoding alpha/beta fold hydrolase, whose protein sequence is MTGPATSTPHAFESNPVRDLPLQHLDGFTHRWVDADGVRLHAVEGGRPSGPAVVLLAGFPQTWWAWRKVMPGLADRFRVIAIDLPGQGHSERPERSYDTHAVAAHVHTAVKALGVSTYSLVAHDIGAWVAFSLALDFESHLRRVALLDAGIPGITLPEAIPTDPDRAWKTWHFAFHMVPDLPETLLAGREREYVGWFLKMKALSPDTFDDAEVDHYAAAVAADGGLRASLAYYRDAAESARKNREALERRHMTVPILGISSSHGSVPDMAASISPWADNTTRIIVPDAGHFIPDEQPEAVAAAITDFIAVDD
- a CDS encoding GlsB/YeaQ/YmgE family stress response membrane protein, with the translated sequence MGILSWLVLGLIAGIIAKVLLPGRDPGGIVGTTLIGIVGSFIGGWLSTKFLDKPIPKDFYDPSMWIAAIAGSLVLLIAYRLLFGNSRERR
- a CDS encoding 5-dehydro-4-deoxyglucarate dehydratase, which produces MTPAPPLAQRLHGLLFFPVTAYGPDGALDLTAFRAHVRRGIDAGAAAVFACCGTGEFHALTPEEFRDCVAAAVQEAAGRVPVLAGAGYGTALATRFARLAEDAGADGLLAMPPYLVVADQAGLLRHYTELAAATALPVIVYQRDNAVFTPDTVVALARTPGIIGLKDGLGDLDLLQRTISAVRTEAPGREFLYFNGLPTAELTGPAYRGLGVRLYSSAVFAFVPEVATAFHRALADGDDKTVARLLDGFYRPLVELRNQGKGYAVSLVKAGVRLRGTDVGTVRAPLSEPAPEHVEALAELIERGLELVGAPSGGR
- a CDS encoding NAD-dependent epimerase/dehydratase family protein, with product MPAPRTVLLTGAAGGIGTLMRGLLPPYGYRLPLLDQRPIEDAPDAITADLSDKEALREAVRGVDAIVHLAGISLEAPFEKILRANIEGTYNLYEAAREAGVRRVVFASSNHAVGFTPRPADGSGAIPVDTPRRPDTYYGLSKGFGEDLASLYWDLHGIETVSVRLGSCFPRPTTVRMLSIWLSPADCARLLHAALTAEGVGHTVVYGSSANTRLWWDLTTARSLGYEPQDDSEPYAAELIAAHGELDPANPEHTHLGGAFCVDPPIWPY
- a CDS encoding TetR/AcrR family transcriptional regulator, with protein sequence MAGKKQFDMDTALDAAMIQFWRVGYADTSLDDLSRATGLNRSSIYSSLGDKDTLFLRCLNLYAARYGEKYDAALSCAASDPVAALRAFFDVTLKRIADPELPDGCLIAQSAMAIPVLSPSVAAHTKQALGFQRRRLRAALKAGRLTDQDAETFAVHAAAVNQSLAVMSRAGASPAQLLAIVGVTVDALSRALRP
- a CDS encoding TerD family protein yields the protein MTPGSNLPLTASRVAVDVTAPVRLDVSGLLLTADGKVRSDEDFVFYNQPAGPGVTHTSGAGGAGDTITVDTAAVPAGIEKIVVTASLDAPGATFAGTEPTGTVRNADDGSVIATFTPPQLGPETALVVVEVYRRNGAWKVRAVGQGYANGLAGIATDFGVNVEEPAAPAAAAPQAPPAPQAPPAPPAAAPQPAPAAQWGPPTGAPAPMAPPPAAAAPAPAPAPGSGKINLDKGRVSLQKNQTVSLVKGGRPLLSSVRMGLGWEPAYRGKDIDLDASVIAYGPDRKKVDNCFFGKLQILNGAIQHSGDNLTGEGAGDDESITVHLGGIPPQVTGLVFTVNSFSGQKFSDVAKAYCRLVDAQTGEELVRFDLTHAEPRTGVMMAKLIRQFSGEWEMTAMGEFVDARTVRGMVKPGGAAL